One genomic window of Equus caballus isolate H_3958 breed thoroughbred chromosome 6, TB-T2T, whole genome shotgun sequence includes the following:
- the NINJ2 gene encoding ninjurin-2 isoform X3, translating to MLDAALFMTNATRLKAVLEQGPSSNYYSTLVTLISISLLLQVVIGILLVVIARLNLNEVEKQWRLNQLNNAATTLIFITVVINVFITAFGAHKTGFLASRTSRNPL from the exons ATGCTGGACGCGGCTCTGTTCATGACCAACGCCACGCGGCTGAAAGCGGTGCTGGAGCAGGGGCCCTCCTCTAATTACTACAGCACCCTCGTCACTCTCATCAGCATCTCTCTGCTCCTGCAAGTGGTCATCGGAATCCTCCTCGTGGTCATTG cacggctgaatCTCAATGAGGTAGAAAAGCAATGGCGACTAAACCAGCTCAACAATGCTGCCACCACCTTGATCTTCATCACTGTTGTCATCAACGTCTTCATTACAGCCTTCGGGGCACATAAGACAGGGTTCCTGGCTTCCAGGACCTCAAGGAATCCTCTGTGA
- the NINJ2 gene encoding ninjurin-2 isoform X2, which translates to MESEREIINLQPGSPDSRSQPVNLNHYATKKSVAESMLDAALFMTNATRLKAVLEQGPSSNYYSTLVTLISISLLLQVVIGILLVVIARLNLNEVEKQWRLNQLNNAATTLIFITVVINVFITAFGAHKTGFLASRTSRNPL; encoded by the exons CCTGGGAGCCCCGACTCCAGGAGCCAGCCCGTCAACCTGAACCATTATGCCACCAAGAAGAGCGTGGCAGAGAGCATGCTGGACGCGGCTCTGTTCATGACCAACGCCACGCGGCTGAAAGCGGTGCTGGAGCAGGGGCCCTCCTCTAATTACTACAGCACCCTCGTCACTCTCATCAGCATCTCTCTGCTCCTGCAAGTGGTCATCGGAATCCTCCTCGTGGTCATTG cacggctgaatCTCAATGAGGTAGAAAAGCAATGGCGACTAAACCAGCTCAACAATGCTGCCACCACCTTGATCTTCATCACTGTTGTCATCAACGTCTTCATTACAGCCTTCGGGGCACATAAGACAGGGTTCCTGGCTTCCAGGACCTCAAGGAATCCTCTGTGA